One genomic segment of Pongo abelii isolate AG06213 chromosome 13, NHGRI_mPonAbe1-v2.0_pri, whole genome shotgun sequence includes these proteins:
- the ISCA1 gene encoding iron-sulfur cluster assembly 1 homolog, mitochondrial isoform X2: MMVFVTTPSAVNKIKQLLKDKPEHVGVKVGVRTRGCNGLSYTLEYTKTKGDSDEEVIQDGVRVFIEKKAQLTLLGTEMDYVEDKLSSEFVFNNPNIKGTCGCGESFNI, translated from the exons ATGATGGTGTTTGTCACA acaccTTCAGCAGTAAACAAGATAAAACAACTTCTTAAAGATAAGCCTGAGCAT GTAGGTGTAAAAGTTGGTGTCCGAACCAGGGGCTGTAATGGCCTTTCCTATACtctagaatatacaaagacaAAAGGAGATTCTGATGAAGAAGTTATTCAAGATG gAGTCAGAGTATTCATCGAGAAGAAAGCACAGCTAACACTTTTAGGAACAGAAATGGACTATGTTGAAGACAAATTATCCAGTGAGTTTGTGTTCAATAACCCAAACATCAAAGGGACTTGTGGCTGTGGAGAAAGCTTTAATATTTGA
- the ISCA1 gene encoding iron-sulfur cluster assembly 1 homolog, mitochondrial isoform X1 gives MQPTQWWRRGGGARPEGAVRRSLWRQCARCVHGERLRWPTSGPRHRGAGTAKMSASLVRATVRAVSKRKLQPTRAALTLTPSAVNKIKQLLKDKPEHVGVKVGVRTRGCNGLSYTLEYTKTKGDSDEEVIQDGVRVFIEKKAQLTLLGTEMDYVEDKLSSEFVFNNPNIKGTCGCGESFNI, from the exons ATGCAACCCACCCAATGGTGGCGGCGGGGGGGCGGGGCTAGGCCTGAGGGCGCCGTGCGCCGAAGCTTGTGGCGTCAATGCGCCCGCTGTGTCCatggagagaggctgaggtggccgaCCTCCGGCCCGAGGCACCGGGGCGCCGGGACGGCGAAGATGTCGGCTTCCTTAGTCCGGGCAACTGTCCGGGCTGTGAGCAAGAGGAAGCTGCAGCCCACCCGGGCAGCCCTCACCCTG acaccTTCAGCAGTAAACAAGATAAAACAACTTCTTAAAGATAAGCCTGAGCAT GTAGGTGTAAAAGTTGGTGTCCGAACCAGGGGCTGTAATGGCCTTTCCTATACtctagaatatacaaagacaAAAGGAGATTCTGATGAAGAAGTTATTCAAGATG gAGTCAGAGTATTCATCGAGAAGAAAGCACAGCTAACACTTTTAGGAACAGAAATGGACTATGTTGAAGACAAATTATCCAGTGAGTTTGTGTTCAATAACCCAAACATCAAAGGGACTTGTGGCTGTGGAGAAAGCTTTAATATTTGA